From the Candidatus Zixiibacteriota bacterium genome, the window CACCTTTGTTCTCCCCTAATAGAACGTTGAAGGTTTTGGCAACTGAGTTGCCTATTCAATTGAAAAGGGTAATCAACTACTCTGATCGCTACCTGTAGCTACCATTGCCCGAGATGTCGTCTCCGTTATGAATCGGGCAAGGCCAGCTACCATCGCACCTCGCAAACCACGAAATGTTTCGTCTATATTCTCCTCTTCTGAAGAGATGGCAGCAAATGAATAGTATCCCGAGAGGAAACCGGCTATCGCGAAAGCGATTCTTCGGAGCGCCGGCTTGGGAACGCGATGCTGGATCGCGGAGCCAATTAGAGATTCTATTCGTTCCAGATATTCAAAAAAAGGTGTCTCTATTCCGGAATAACCTTCCTGCAACATCAGGTCAGCTCTGCCCTGATAGTAGAGCACGAAATCTTCCCAACGATTGCTGAAGAACAACATGTGAGCATCTATCAATGAATCAAGGAGTTCAGTAAGGTCCGTGATGCCGGTACACTTCCTGTCGATGGCTTCATCGAGTTCTCCAAGGGTGCTTTTTATCATCGCGCGCACAAGACGCTCCTTCGTGCCGAAGTGATAGTAGAACGTGCCTTTGCCGACATCAGCCCGCTCAGTGATATCATCAATTCGAGTCAAATCGAGACCCTTCTCAGCAAATATTGCACTGGCAGCATCAACCAGCTTCTGCCTGGTCTTGCTAACCCGTTTCTGCTGACGCGTTTGTCCCGATTTTGCGTCTTTCTTTACCATAAAACCGACCAATCCATCACTACCGACCGATCCCTTATAACCGACTGATTCATCATTTCCGACTATATCGTCAGTTTAGACACATAAGTCAAGCAAAATGTTCCGAATTCCTTGAATTATTTTTACAATGGAAATTTCTGATGTCGTTCCGTCCGAACAACATATGTGGATAACACTAACGTGCATACGAATTTACCACGTTAAGAATCTGGAGAGGCTGCTGTCAGTCGAATATTACCGTCAAGCGCAGCGATCGTACCGTAGCCACCTTCATCCAATCGATGGTCCGTGCATACTCGGGATCGCTCACTGTTCTGGTGTAGAATGAATTGAAGAGTGTC encodes:
- a CDS encoding TetR/AcrR family transcriptional regulator, whose product is MVKKDAKSGQTRQQKRVSKTRQKLVDAASAIFAEKGLDLTRIDDITERADVGKGTFYYHFGTKERLVRAMIKSTLGELDEAIDRKCTGITDLTELLDSLIDAHMLFFSNRWEDFVLYYQGRADLMLQEGYSGIETPFFEYLERIESLIGSAIQHRVPKPALRRIAFAIAGFLSGYYSFAAISSEEENIDETFRGLRGAMVAGLARFITETTSRAMVATGSDQSS